Proteins from a single region of Paramormyrops kingsleyae isolate MSU_618 chromosome 9, PKINGS_0.4, whole genome shotgun sequence:
- the LOC111844958 gene encoding 14-3-3 protein beta/alpha-1-like — protein sequence MDKSELVQKAKLAEQAERYDDMATAMKAVTEQGGELSNEERNLLSVAYKNVVGARRSSWRVVSSIEQKTEGSEKKQQMAKEYREKIEKELKEICNDVLGLLDNFLIPKASPAESKVFYLKMKGDYYRYLAEVAVGEEKTSIITNSQEAYQAAFDISKNEMQPTHPIRLGLALNFSVFFYEILNSPDQACKLAKAAFDEAIAELDTLNEDSYKDSTLIMQLLRDNLTLWTSDNQGDTDEPEEGRENN from the exons ATGGACAAGAGTGAGCTGGTGCAGAAGGCCAAACTGGCAGAGCAGGCCGAGCGTTATGACGACATGGCAACCGCCATGAAGGCAGTGACAGAGCAGGGGGGCGAGCTGTCCAACGAGGAGCGTAACCTGCTGTCAGTGGCCTACAAAAACGTGGTGGGGGCCCGTCGCTCCTCCTGGAGGGTTGTCTCCAGCATCGAGCAGAAGACCGAGGGCAGTGAGAAGAAACAGCAGATGGCCAAGGAGTACCGGGAAAAAATCGAGAAGGAGCTCAAAGAGATTTGCAACGATGTTTTG GGACTTCTAGACAACTTCCTCATCCCCAAAGCTTCTCCAGCTGAAAGCAAGGTCTTCTACTTGAAGATGAAGGGAGATTATTACCGCTACTTGGCTGAGGTGGCTGTTGGAGAAGAGAAGACCT CCATCATCACCAACTCGCAGGAGGCTTACCAGGCAGCGTTTGACATCAGCAAGAACGAGATGCAGCCCACACACCCCATCCGTCTGGGTCTGGCCCTCAACTTCTCCGTCTTCTTCTATGAGATTCTCAACTCGCCGGACCAGGCCTGCAAGCTGGCCAAGGCG GCCTTTGACGAGGCCATCGCAGAACTCGATACACTCAACGAAGACTCGTACAAAGACAGCACGTTGATCATGCAGCTACTGAGAGATAACTTGACA CTGTGGACTTCAGACAATCAGGGTGATACTGATGAACCCGAAGAGGGCAGAGAAAACAACTGA